The following are encoded in a window of Primulina eburnea isolate SZY01 chromosome 4, ASM2296580v1, whole genome shotgun sequence genomic DNA:
- the LOC140829363 gene encoding tryptophan aminotransferase-related protein 2-like gives MEFKIMILGHFLVISLALNVGLLYRDYCNGKKKSQEFFSSENKFNNASLVTNSNANYVVESTVPETKETSSSKAVDETIDLDHGDPTMYERYWQKMGDKTAVLIPGWRFISYFSDVKNLCWFLEPEFANAIIRLHELVGNAVTENRYIVVGTGSTQLLQAVLYAVSPPNATEPITVVSAAPFYSSYPLITDFLKSGLYKWGGDARKFKKDKPCIELVTSPNNPDGFSRNAVVNQDRGILIHDLAYYWPQYTPISYTADHDIMLFTVSKSTGHAGTRLGWALVKDQEIAKKMTEFIVLSSIGVSKESQIRAAKILQVVSDSHKYTGDFNEGEAFFEHSHKLMARRWKQLRDAVKNGKIFTLPEFPLGHCSFTNRSFASQPAFAWLKCEGEIDDCESFLRHHKILTRGGKHFGDDEKLVRINVLPRDKIFDQFIKRLSSISSS, from the exons ATGGAGTTTAAAATAATGATTTTGGGGCATTTCTTGGTGATTTCTTTAGCCTTGAATGTGGGTTTGCTGTACAGAGACTATTGCAATGGGAAAAAAAAGTCTCAAGAGTTTTTCAGCTCTGAAAATAAGTTCAATAATGCATCTCTGGTCACAAATTCAAATGCTAATTATGTTGTTGAAAGTACTGTTCCTGAAACTAAAGAGACATCTTCTTCAAAAGCTGTTGATGAAACCATTGATCTTGACCA CGGTGATCCAACAATGTATGAGAGATATTGGCAGAAAATGGGGGACAAAACTGCGGTCCTGATCCCTGGTTGGAGATTCATCAGCTATTTTTCTGATGTCAAAAATCTTTGCTGGTTTCTGGAGCCCGAATTTGCGAATGCTATCATAAGATTGCACGAGTTAGTAGGCAATGCTGTGACTGAGAATCGCTATATTGTTGTCGGAACAGGTTCTACACAGCTGCTCCAGGCTGTGTTGTATGCGGTTTCTCCGCCAAATGCTACAGAGCCAATAACTGTAGTATCCGCTGCTCCATTCTACTCT TCATATCCATTGATCACGGACTTTTTGAAGTCTGGACTCTACAAATGGGGTGGTGATGCTCGCAAATTCAAGAAAGACAAGCCTTGCATTGAGCTAGTGACATCTCCAAACAATCCAGATGGATTTTCAAGAAATGCTGTCGTGAATCAAGATCGAGGGATACTAATTCATGACTTAGCATACTACTGGCCGCAGTATACTCCGATCTCCTATACTGCAGATCACGACATCATGCTGTTTACGGTCTCCAAAAGCACCGGCCACGCTGGTACACGACTCGG ATGGGCTCTCGTAAAGGATCAAGAAATAGCTAAGAAAATGACAGAGTTCATCGTGTTAAGCAGCATAGGCGTATCAAAAGAGTCACAGATTCGTGCTGCCAAGATTTTACAAGTAGTATCTGATAGCCACAAGTATACAGGCGATTTTAATGAAGGTGAAGCCTTCTTCGAACACAGCCATAAACTCATGGCAAGAAGATGGAAACAGCTCAGAGACGCAGTGAAAAATGGAAAAATCTTTACTCTACCCGAATTTCCCCTTGGCCACTGCAGCTTTACCAATCGCTCATTTGCATCACAACCTG CCTTCGCTTGGTTGAAGTGTGAAGGTGAAATAGATGACTGTGAAAGCTTTCTTCGCCACCACAAGATATTAACTAGAGGTGGTAAGCATTTTGGTGATGACGAAAAACTTGTTCGAATAAATGTTCTACCACGCGATAAAATATTTGATCAATTTATCAAACGATTATCTAgtatcagttcgtcatag